TGGCCCGCTGGCGGGCTACATCACTGGCTGGACCTACTGCTTTGAAATCCTGATCGTGGCGATAGCCGACGTGACGGCGTTTGGCATCTACATGGGCGTCTGGTTCCCGCTGGTGCCGCACTGGATATGGGTGCTGAGCGTGGTGCTGATCATCTGCGCCGTCAACCTGATGAGCGTCAAGGTGTTCGGTGAACTGGAGTTCTGGTTCTCCTTCTTCAAAGTCGCAACCATCATCATCATGATTGTGGCCGGTTTTGGCATCATCATCTGGGGGATTGGCAACGGCGGGCAACCGACCGGGATCCATAACCTGTGGAGCAACGGTGGGTTCTTCAGTAATGGCTGGCTCGGGATGGTAATGTCGCTGCAGATGGTAATGTTTGCCTACGGCGGAATCGAAATCATCGGCATCACGGCGGGTGAAGCGAAAGACCCGGAGAAATCCATTCCGCGCGCCATCAACTCCGTACCGATGCGTATTCTGGTGTTCTATGTGGGCACCCTGTTTGTGATTATGTCCATCTATCCGTGGAACCAGGTGGGGACCAGCGGCAGCCCGTTCGTGCTGACTTTCCAGCATCTGGGCATTGCCTTTGCTGCCAGTATCCTCAACTTTGTGGTGTTGACCGCCTCGTTCTCCGCCATTAACAGCGATGTGTTCGGCGTGGGCCGTATGCTGCACGGCATGGTAGAGCAGGGCAACGCGCCGAAAGTGTTCGCCAAAACCTCGCGTCGCGGCACGCCGTGGGTGACGGTGATGGTGATGACTGTCGCGCTGCTGCTCTCGGTGTATCTGAACTACATCATGCCGGAAAACGTCTTCCTGGTGATTGCGTCACTGGCGACTTTTGCGACCGTCTGGGTGTGGATCATGATTCTGGTGTCGCAGATTGCGTTCCGTCGTCGTTTGCCGCCGGAAGAGGTGAAAGCGCTGAAGTTTAAAGTGCCGGGCGGTGTCCCGACCACGGTCGTCGGCCTGATCTTCCTGGTCTTTATTATCGGTCTGATTGGCTATCATCCAGACACGCGCATCTCCCTGTACGTGGGCTTTGCGTGGATCGTCCTGTTGCTGATTGGCTGGGCGTTTAAGCGCCGCCGCGAGCGTCGGCTGGCTGAAGCGCAGTAATCCCTTCTTTTCCCTCTCCCTGTGGGAGAGGGTGAGGGCATCGGGCTGCACCGATCCCTCCTCCCTCCACCTCATCCCCCAATAAACCTTTTCATGATGAGTTATCCTCCACTACGCTGTGGCAAGGTGGCCTCAATTTCATCAAAGGGGATTCGTGATGTTGAACGCCTGGCACCTTCCGGTTGCCCCATTTGTTAAGCAAAACAAAGACAATTTAGTGATTACGCTCTGGCTGACAGGAGAAAATCAGCCGGAGCGCGTCATGCTGCGCGCCGAAGTCGATAACGAAGAGACGGCGCTGACGATGCACAAACTGCGCAGTCAGCCGCAGCCTGGCGTCACCGCCTGGCGGGCGACTATCGATCTGTCTCAGGGGCAGGCGCGCCGTCGCTACAGCTTTAAGCTGCTGTGGAATAACCGCCAGCTGTGGTTTACCCCGCAGGGCTTTAGCCGTTTTCCACCCGCGCGGCTGGAGCAGTTTGCCGTCGATTATCCGGACCACGGCCCGCAGTGGGTCAACGATCAGGTCTTCTATCAGATCTTCCCCGATCGCTTTGCCCGAAGCCAGCAGCGCACGGCACAGCAGGATCAGGTCTATTACCATCACGCGGCAGGTCACGACATTATTCGTAAAGCGTGGGATGAACCTCTGACGGCGCAGGCGGGCGGTTCGACCTTTTACGGCGGCGATCTCGATGGGATCAGCGAAAAACTGCCGTACCTGAAAAAGCTGGGTGTGACGGCGCTGTACCTGAATCCGGTGTTTAAGGCCCCGAGCGTACACAAATACGATACCGAAGATTATCGCCATGTCGACGAGCAGTTTGGCGGCGATGAGGCCTTGCTGCGTCTGCGGGAAAACACCCTTCGCGAGGGGATGCGCCTGATTCTCGACGGCGTGTTTAACCACAGCGGGGATTCTCACGCCTGGTTTGACCGGCATAACCGCGCCACCGGTGGGGCCTGTCACAATCCTGAATCCGCCCAGCGCGACTGGTACAGTTTTAACGAAGAGGGCCGGGCGCTCGACTGGCTCGGTTATCCCAGCCTGCCGAAACTCGATTTTCAGTCTCCGACGCTGGTGGAGGAGATTTACGGCGGGGAAGACAGCATCGTTCGCCACTGGCTGAAAGCGCCGTGGAACATGGACGGCTGGCGGCTAGACGTGGTGCATATGCTCGGTGAAGCGGGCGGGGCGCGAAATAATCTTCAGCACGTGACTGGCATCACTCAGGCAGCAAAAGCTGCAAAGCCCGACGCCTTTGTGTTCGGCGAGCATTTTGGCGATGCGCGTCAATGGCTTCAGGCCGATGCAGAAGATGCCTCGATGAACTATCGTGGGTTTACCTTCCCAGTGTGGGGTTTCCTCGCGAA
Above is a window of Lelliottia jeotgali DNA encoding:
- a CDS encoding Proline-specific permease proY gives rise to the protein MESTNKLKRGLSTRHIRFMALGSAIGTGLFYGSADAIKMAGPSVLLAYIIGGVAAYIIMRALGEMSVHNPSASSFSRYAQENLGPLAGYITGWTYCFEILIVAIADVTAFGIYMGVWFPLVPHWIWVLSVVLIICAVNLMSVKVFGELEFWFSFFKVATIIIMIVAGFGIIIWGIGNGGQPTGIHNLWSNGGFFSNGWLGMVMSLQMVMFAYGGIEIIGITAGEAKDPEKSIPRAINSVPMRILVFYVGTLFVIMSIYPWNQVGTSGSPFVLTFQHLGIAFAASILNFVVLTASFSAINSDVFGVGRMLHGMVEQGNAPKVFAKTSRRGTPWVTVMVMTVALLLSVYLNYIMPENVFLVIASLATFATVWVWIMILVSQIAFRRRLPPEEVKALKFKVPGGVPTTVVGLIFLVFIIGLIGYHPDTRISLYVGFAWIVLLLIGWAFKRRRERRLAEAQ
- a CDS encoding Maltodextrin glucosidase encodes the protein MLNAWHLPVAPFVKQNKDNLVITLWLTGENQPERVMLRAEVDNEETALTMHKLRSQPQPGVTAWRATIDLSQGQARRRYSFKLLWNNRQLWFTPQGFSRFPPARLEQFAVDYPDHGPQWVNDQVFYQIFPDRFARSQQRTAQQDQVYYHHAAGHDIIRKAWDEPLTAQAGGSTFYGGDLDGISEKLPYLKKLGVTALYLNPVFKAPSVHKYDTEDYRHVDEQFGGDEALLRLRENTLREGMRLILDGVFNHSGDSHAWFDRHNRATGGACHNPESAQRDWYSFNEEGRALDWLGYPSLPKLDFQSPTLVEEIYGGEDSIVRHWLKAPWNMDGWRLDVVHMLGEAGGARNNLQHVTGITQAAKAAKPDAFVFGEHFGDARQWLQADAEDASMNYRGFTFPVWGFLANTDISYDPQHIDAETCMAWMDNYRASLSHQQQLRMFNQLDSHDTARFKSLLGKDVARLPLAVTWLFTWPGVPCIYYGDEVGLEGNNDPFCRKTFPWESEKQDKNLLALYQRLAKLRKHNQALRYGGCQVVYAHNHVVVFARVYNQQRVLVAINRGEACEVVLDDSPLLNLQTWQLKEGKGDIQEGVLSLPAISASIWFGN